Proteins encoded in a region of the Rhodococcus sp. SBT000017 genome:
- a CDS encoding Rv1355c family protein, whose translation MNDRTTPGHHWKPVIFDETDATQRDALDELRRDRTLTFLDERKTQRKGLRSLLPGPEQSLLDENDRWVFFPWRKTVVAVLGPRSFRHLRLDRNRNKITLEEQNSLGDLTIGIIGLSVGHAIAHTLALEGICGTLRLADFDEIELSNLNRIPASILDLGVNKAVVAARRIAEIDPYLRVEIAEDGITENTIDEFFDGLDLLVEECDSLDVKVRAREAARSRGIPVLMETSDRGLLDVERFDLEPDRPVFHGVLGEIDSTSLRGLGTRDKIPIVLDQLDASLLSARMAASMVEVSETIETWPQLGGDVQLGGATIAAAVRRFGTGAHLPSGRIRVDLETHLDALAAPAPTPRAQQSSVDTAVDAHHASVDPDALVLDAARRAPSGGNSQPWTFTREGRTVRIGVDRSRTSTLDVAFRGSCVAVGAAAFNARVVATAQGRLDRSEVTDHGVEITLSAGDPQPVTDRRLLDGVLERCTNREMGTGAPLDAGIVADIVAAAEAEGGRAVLLTARESIAAAADILAAADRIRYLTPHLHRDMFSELRWPGDLDPDRGIEVSTLGIDDADLSKLEIVKRPDVMELVQAWDAGAALGTDMRDRVLSSSALAVVVVPGSTAADYIIGGSATENVWVTAHLRGLAVQPVSPAFLYARTAEEYRQLAPHHAETLQQLSFEFRALLEIENTESVALVLRLGSAPKTPIHSRRLPVSASVSG comes from the coding sequence ATGAACGATCGAACCACACCCGGCCACCACTGGAAGCCTGTGATATTCGACGAGACGGACGCCACACAGCGCGACGCACTCGACGAACTCCGACGCGACCGAACCCTCACTTTCCTGGACGAGCGAAAGACGCAGCGAAAAGGCCTGCGCTCACTGCTTCCCGGCCCTGAGCAGAGCCTTCTCGACGAAAACGACAGGTGGGTTTTCTTTCCGTGGCGAAAGACGGTCGTCGCCGTACTCGGACCCCGCTCGTTTCGACACCTGAGGCTCGACAGGAACAGAAACAAGATAACCCTCGAGGAACAGAATTCCTTGGGAGATCTCACGATCGGAATCATCGGCCTCAGCGTCGGGCACGCCATTGCCCACACTCTCGCACTCGAAGGAATCTGCGGGACGCTTCGACTCGCCGATTTCGACGAGATCGAACTGTCCAACCTCAATAGAATTCCCGCGTCGATCCTCGATCTCGGGGTCAACAAAGCGGTCGTCGCAGCCCGACGCATTGCCGAGATCGACCCGTATCTGCGCGTCGAGATCGCCGAGGACGGAATCACCGAGAACACCATCGACGAGTTCTTCGACGGACTCGATCTGCTCGTCGAGGAATGCGACTCCCTCGATGTCAAGGTCCGCGCCCGCGAGGCAGCCCGCTCGCGAGGGATCCCGGTACTGATGGAGACCTCCGACCGAGGACTGCTCGACGTCGAGCGCTTCGACCTCGAACCCGACCGTCCGGTGTTCCACGGCGTCCTCGGCGAGATCGACTCGACGAGCCTGCGGGGGCTGGGCACGCGCGACAAGATCCCCATCGTCCTCGATCAGCTCGACGCCTCACTGCTCTCGGCCCGGATGGCCGCCTCGATGGTGGAAGTGAGCGAAACGATCGAGACCTGGCCACAATTGGGTGGCGACGTTCAACTCGGCGGCGCGACCATCGCAGCAGCCGTTCGACGCTTCGGCACCGGAGCGCACCTGCCCTCCGGACGAATCCGCGTCGATCTCGAGACCCATCTCGACGCGCTCGCGGCCCCGGCCCCGACACCGAGGGCGCAGCAGTCTTCGGTCGACACCGCCGTCGACGCTCACCACGCATCCGTCGATCCCGACGCGCTCGTTCTCGACGCTGCGCGCCGAGCACCGTCCGGTGGAAACAGTCAGCCGTGGACGTTCACCCGAGAAGGACGCACCGTGCGGATCGGGGTGGATCGTTCCCGAACGTCGACCCTCGACGTCGCCTTCCGGGGCAGCTGCGTGGCAGTGGGTGCGGCCGCTTTCAACGCGCGCGTGGTGGCCACCGCGCAGGGCAGGCTCGACCGCAGCGAGGTCACCGACCACGGAGTCGAGATCACCCTGAGTGCGGGCGACCCACAACCCGTCACCGATCGACGCCTGCTCGACGGCGTTCTCGAGCGGTGCACCAATCGGGAAATGGGCACCGGCGCACCCCTGGACGCCGGCATCGTCGCCGACATCGTCGCGGCGGCAGAAGCAGAGGGTGGCCGGGCAGTGCTGCTGACGGCACGCGAGTCCATCGCGGCGGCCGCGGATATCCTCGCCGCCGCCGATCGAATCCGGTATCTCACACCGCACCTGCATCGAGACATGTTCTCCGAGTTGCGCTGGCCGGGGGATCTCGATCCCGACCGGGGAATCGAGGTGTCGACTCTGGGGATCGACGACGCGGATCTGTCCAAGCTCGAGATCGTCAAACGGCCGGACGTCATGGAGCTCGTGCAGGCGTGGGACGCCGGTGCAGCGCTGGGGACCGACATGCGCGACCGTGTGCTGTCGAGTTCGGCACTCGCAGTGGTCGTCGTACCCGGATCGACCGCAGCAGATTACATCATCGGGGGATCTGCAACGGAGAACGTTTGGGTTACTGCGCATTTGCGCGGATTGGCAGTGCAGCCGGTTTCCCCCGCGTTCCTCTACGCGCGCACCGCGGAGGAATATCGACAACTGGCACCACACCACGCAGAAACGCTGCAGCAGTTGAGTTTCGAGTTCCGCGCACTGCTTGAAATCGAAAACACAGAGTCCGTCGCGCTGGTGTTGCGGCTCGGTAGCGCCCCGAAAACCCCGATACATAGTCGCAGACTTCCTGTTTCAGCGTCTGTATCGGGGTAG